Proteins from one Puntigrus tetrazona isolate hp1 chromosome 10, ASM1883169v1, whole genome shotgun sequence genomic window:
- the LOC122352428 gene encoding olfactory receptor 1-like gives MVSQKGLTALHSVYNEYGKGYNPCKPPKDLTFFITGNTTFQTTGSLTSVQSNSSANVTFVRPATFFISGFSNFSHAKYYYVFLCFVYVVTILGNLFIMCTILLARRLHTAKYIAVFNLALSDLCGSSALIPKLIDMFLFEHQLISYEACLMNMFFVFHFMNIQSLTLLALAYDRLVAICFPLRYHAIITKTSMSLLIGSMWMFSMALFAVLVGLVNRLSFCRSTVVNSYFCDHGPVISLSCNNNDINYLLAYIFFGLLICLPVILITLSYCCIAAALLKIAHGADRIKAMKTCTSHLVLVAVFYLPILGVNVKSISTSIDQNSRIINTSLTQTVPPMLNPIIYTLKTEEVMQSIKDLYKRYKVSTITEINVKQRM, from the exons ATGGTCAGTCAGAAGGGACTGACTGCTCTTCATTCAGTATATAATGAATATGGGAAAGGCTACAATCCCTGCAAACCACCCAAAGACCTTACT TTCTTTATCACAGGTAACACAACATTCCAGACCACAGGCAGCTTGACTTCAGTGCAGTCAAACTCCTCTGCAAATGTGACCTTTGTTCGTCCTGCAACATTCTTCATCAGTGGCTTTTCTAATTTCTCACATGCAAAATACTactatgtgtttttgtgttttgtatatgTTGTGACCATTTTGGGGAATTTATTTATCATGTGTACTATTTTATTGGCCCGCAGACTCCACACAGCCAAAtacattgctgtttttaatctGGCGCTTTCTGATCTGTGTGGAAGCTCAGCTTTGATTCCAAAACTCATAGACATGTTTTTATTCGAGCACCAGCTCATTTCATATGAAGCGTGTTTgatgaatatgttttttgtgtttcattttatgAACATTCAGTCTTTGACACTTCTCGCTTTGGCTTACGACAGACTGGTTGCTATTTGTTTTCCTCTGCGGTATCATgccattattacaaaaacatccaTGTCACTTCTTATAGGAAGTATGTGGATGTTTTCCATGGCTTTATTTGCTGTACTCGTGGGATTAGTCAACAGACTCTCTTTTTGTAGATCTACTGTGGTGAATAGCTATTTTTGTGACCATGGCCCTGTCATCAGCCTTTCCTGTAACAATAATGACATAAATTACCTCCTGGCGTATATTTTTTTCGGTCTTCTAATTTGTCTGCCGGTGATATTGATAACCCTCTCGTATTGTTGCATTGCTGCGGCATTGCTGAAGATCGCTCATGGTGCTGATCGCATCAAAGCCATGAAAACATGCACCTCACATCTTGTGTTAGTGGCAGTTTTTTATCTCCCAATTTTAGGTGTAAATGTTAAATCGATCTCAACATCTATTGATCAAAACTCCCGGATAATTAACACTTCCCTGACACAGACAGTACCACCTATGTTGAATCCCATCATATACACTCTAAAGACAGAGGAGGTCATGCAATCCATAAAAGACCTGTACAAACGATACAAGGTGAGCactattacagaaataaatgtgaaacagagaatgtaa
- the LOC122353209 gene encoding olfactory receptor 10A2-like has translation MQNGNISIITPAGFYIVGLSSMPYSDIYAMFLTVLYVITVMCNVFLITIIFYDQRLHVPKFMAIANLAVVDLVLSTSLVPSMIKTYIVRDNFVPFKLCIVQMYTYYTFLSLEPFSLCILAYDRFIAICFPLRQESINTNTRMTSIISAVWLFCIVLVAYAVISIPTLSFCDSLEVHSYFCDYAPVLILACGDMTSQWNFATALTILFVTVPLILIFLTYMCILAVVFRMKNNQSRFKALATCIEHLIIVALFFIPIVIIFCFTFFGIIWNPSVGLVSLSLSSLITPFVNPILYSLKTKEIRNRIHSIITKRLSVHPLKTSH, from the coding sequence ATGCAAAACGGCAACATTTCCATCATTACGCCTGCAGGATTTTATATTGTTGGCTTGAGTTCAATGCCTTACAGTGACATTTATGCTATGTTCCTCACTGTGCTTTATGTGATCACAGTCATGTGCAATGTCTTTCTGATCACCATCATTTTCTATGACCAGCGTCTGCATGTCCCAAAGTTCATGGCTATTGCTAATCTAGCTGTGGTTGATCTTGTTCTAAGCACTTCTCTTGTGCCAAGCATGATCAAGACTTACATTGTTCGAGACAATTTTGTGCCGTTCAAACTGTGCATTGTGCAAATGTACACCTACTATACTTTTTTATCCCTCGAACCATTTTCCTTATGCATTCTCGCTTATGACAGGTTCATTGCAATCTGTTTCCCTTTAAGACAAGAATCTATTAACACAAACACCAGAATGACTTCTATAATCAGTGCAGTTtggttattttgtattgttttagttGCGTATGCTGTTATATCCATCCCAACCCTGTCCTTTTGTGACTCTCTTGAGGTCCACAGCTATTTTTGCGATTACGCTCCTGTTTTAATACTCGCTTGTGGAGATATGACATCACAGTGGAATTTCGCCACTGCTTTAACTATACTCTTTGTTACTGTacctttgattttaatttttttgaccTACATGTGTATTCTGGCTGTCGTGTTcagaatgaaaaataatcagagcCGTTTTAAAGCACTGGCCACTTGCATAGAGCACCTCATAATAGTGGCCCTTTTCTTTATTCCTATTGTAATCatcttttgttttacattttttggaattATTTGGAACCCAAGCGTAGGTCTGGTGAGCTTATCTTTGTCGTCCCTCATCACACCCTTTGTGAATCCCATCCTCTACTCACTGAAAACTAAAGAGATTCGAAACAGGATTCATTCAATAATAACCAAGAGACTGTCTGTTCATCCTCTAAAAACTTCACATTAA
- the LOC122352530 gene encoding cytochrome c oxidase assembly factor 4 homolog, mitochondrial: MTSTHNRSRSEDEDDPVDGMISRTGCAQLHYALQDCMAEHQDWRKCQAEVQKFKECMTSYQNTRKEQLLKQRTTATQ; the protein is encoded by the coding sequence ATGACATCGACTCACAACCGGAGCAGGAGTGAGGACGAGGATGATCCGGTGGACGGGATGATCTCCAGGACAGGCTGTGCTCAGCTGCACTACGCTCTGCAGGACTGCATGGCTGAACATCAGGACTGGAGGAAGTGCCAGGCCGAGGTTCAGAAGTTCAAGGAGTGCATGACCTCCTACCAGAACACTCGCAAAGAGCAGCTTCTGAAGCAGAGGACTACTGCTACACAGTAG
- the LOC122352407 gene encoding olfactory receptor 10A2-like, with translation MQNGNISIITPAGFYIVGLSSMPYSDIYVIFLTVLYVITVMCNVFLITIIFYDQRLHVPKFMAVANLAVVDLVICTSIVPSMIKTYIVRDNFVPFKLCIVQMYTYYTFLSLEPFSLCILAYDRFIAICFPLRQESINTNTRMTSIISAFWLFCIVLVLYAVISIPTLSFCDSLEVHSYFCDYAPVLILACGDMTSQWNFATALTVLFVTVPLILIFLTYMCILAVVFRMKNNQSRFKALATCIEHLIIVALFFIPIVIIFCFTFFGIIWNPSVGLVSLSLSSLITPFVNPILYSLKTKEIRNRIHSVLTQRLSVHPLKTSH, from the coding sequence ATGCAAAACGGCAACATTTCCATCATTACGCCTGCAGGATTTTATATTGTTGGCTTGAGTTCAATGCCTTACAGTGATATCTATGTTATCTTCCTCACTGTGCTTTATGTGATCACAGTCATGTGCAATGTCTTTCTGATCACCATCATTTTCTATGACCAGCGTCTGCATGTCCCAAAGTTCATGGCTGTTGCTAATCTGGCTGTGGTTGATCTTGTTATCTGCACCTCCATTGTACCAAGCATGATCAAGACTTACATTGTTCGAGACAATTTTGTGCCGTTCAAACTGTGCATTGTGCAAATGTACACCTACTATACTTTTTTATCCCTCGAACCATTTTCTTTATGCATTCTCGCTTATGACAGGTTCATTGCGATCTGTTTCCCTTTAAGACAAGAATCTATTAACACAAACACCAGAATGACTTCTATAATCAGtgcattttggttattttgtattgttttagttCTCTATGCTGTTATATCCATCCCAACCCTGTCTTTTTGTGACTCTCTTGAGGTCCACAGCTATTTTTGCGATTACGCTCCTGTTTTAATACTCGCTTGTGGAGATATGACATCACAGTGGAATTTCGCCACTGCTTTAACTGTACTCTTTGTTACTGTaccattgattttaatttttttgaccTACATGTGTATTCTGGCTGTCGTGTTcagaatgaaaaataatcagagcCGTTTTAAGGCACTGGCCACTTGCATAGAGCACCTCATAATAGTGGCCCTTTTCTTTATTCCTATTGTAATCatcttttgttttacattttttggaattATTTGGAACCCAAGCGTAGGTCTGGTGAGCTTATCTTTGTCGTCCCTCATCACACCCTTTGTGAATCCCATCCTCTACTCACTGAAAACTAAAGAGATTCGAAACAGGATTCATTCAGTTTTAACCCAGAGACTGTCTGTTCATCCTCTAAAAACTTCACATTAA